One genomic segment of Bradyrhizobium diazoefficiens includes these proteins:
- the rpsM gene encoding 30S ribosomal protein S13, whose product MARIAGVNIPTNKRVLIALQYIHGIGQKIAGEILEKVKIPVDRRVNQLSDAEVLQIREVIDRDYLVEGDLRREVGINIKRLMDLGCYRGLRHRRGLPVRGQRTHTNARTRKGPAKAIAGKKK is encoded by the coding sequence GTGGCCCGTATTGCCGGCGTGAACATTCCCACCAACAAGCGCGTGCTGATCGCGCTCCAGTATATCCATGGCATCGGTCAGAAGATCGCCGGTGAAATCCTGGAGAAGGTGAAGATCCCCGTGGATCGTCGCGTCAACCAGCTCAGCGACGCCGAAGTGCTCCAGATCCGCGAAGTGATCGACCGCGACTATCTCGTCGAGGGCGACCTGCGTCGTGAGGTCGGCATCAACATCAAGCGTCTGATGGACCTCGGCTGCTATCGCGGCCTGCGTCATCGTCGCGGCCTGCCGGTGCGCGGCCAGCGGACCCACACCAACGCGCGCACGCGCAAGGGTCCGGCCAAGGCCATCGCCGGCAAGAAGAAGTAA
- a CDS encoding SDR family NAD(P)-dependent oxidoreductase yields the protein MNIDLSGKTALVTGSTAGIGHAIAKGLAASGAGVVINGRGQDKVDAVVRKLEATGAKVRGIAADVSTASGCKALISALPSVDILVNNAGIFEPKDFFEIPDEDWSRFFDVNVMSGVRLSRAYLKDMLERNWGRIVFISSESGLNIPVEMIHYGMTKTAQLAVARGLAQLTRGTGVTVNSVLPGPTMSEGVETFVKDLAKQNGQSVDEAAANFVRQHRPSSLIQRFASVDEIANMVVYVASKQASATNGAALRAEGGIVNTIA from the coding sequence ATGAACATCGACCTGTCCGGAAAGACCGCCCTTGTGACCGGCTCGACTGCCGGCATCGGCCACGCCATCGCCAAGGGCCTTGCTGCTTCGGGCGCCGGCGTCGTGATCAACGGCCGCGGCCAGGACAAGGTCGATGCCGTCGTGCGCAAGCTCGAAGCGACGGGCGCCAAGGTGCGCGGCATTGCCGCCGACGTCTCGACCGCCTCGGGCTGCAAGGCGCTGATTTCGGCGCTGCCTAGCGTCGACATCCTCGTCAACAATGCCGGCATCTTCGAGCCGAAGGACTTTTTCGAGATTCCGGACGAGGACTGGAGCCGCTTCTTCGATGTCAACGTCATGAGCGGCGTCCGGCTGTCGCGCGCGTATTTGAAGGACATGCTCGAGCGCAACTGGGGCCGCATCGTCTTCATCTCCTCGGAGTCCGGGCTCAACATTCCCGTCGAGATGATCCACTACGGGATGACCAAGACGGCGCAGCTCGCGGTCGCGCGCGGGTTGGCCCAGCTGACGCGTGGCACCGGCGTCACCGTCAACTCCGTGCTGCCGGGACCGACCATGTCGGAAGGCGTCGAGACCTTCGTGAAGGATCTTGCGAAGCAGAACGGCCAGTCCGTGGACGAGGCGGCAGCCAATTTCGTCAGGCAGCATCGCCCGAGCTCGCTGATCCAGCGTTTTGCCAGCGTCGACGAGATCGCCAACATGGTGGTCTATGTCGCTTCGAAGCAAGCATCCGCCACCAACGGCGCGGCGCTGCGCGCGGAAGGCGGCATCGTCAACACGATCGCCTAG
- the rpsK gene encoding 30S ribosomal protein S11, translating to MGKEATRVRRRERKNIASGVAHVNSSFNNTTITITDAQGNTIAWSSAGTMGFKGSRKSTPYAAQVAAEDVSKKAQEHGMRTLEVEVAGPGSGRESALRALQAAGFTVTSIRDVTTIPHNGCRPRKRRRV from the coding sequence ATGGGCAAGGAAGCCACCCGCGTTCGCCGTCGCGAGCGCAAGAACATCGCCTCCGGCGTCGCGCATGTGAACTCGTCGTTCAACAACACGACCATCACCATCACCGACGCGCAGGGCAACACGATTGCCTGGTCCTCCGCCGGCACGATGGGCTTCAAGGGCTCGCGCAAGTCGACCCCGTATGCCGCGCAAGTTGCCGCCGAGGACGTGTCCAAAAAGGCGCAGGAGCACGGCATGCGCACGCTGGAAGTCGAAGTCGCCGGTCCCGGTTCGGGCCGCGAGTCGGCTCTCCGTGCGCTCCAGGCCGCGGGCTTCACCGTCACCTCGATCCGCGACGTGACCACGATCCCGCACAACGGTTGCCGTCCCCGCAAGCGTCGGCGTGTTTGA
- the secY gene encoding preprotein translocase subunit SecY: MVSAAEQLAANLNFGAFAKADELKKRIWFTLGALLVYRLGTYIPLPGIDPNIWEQVFKSQAGGILGMFNMFAGGGIHRMAIFALNIMPYISASIIIQLLTTVSPQLEALKKEGEAGRKTLNQYTRYLTVILAAFQSYGIAVGLEGAGNVVSDPGMFFRLSTAITLTGGTMFLMWLGEQITSRGIGNGISLIILSGIVAELPAALANMLELGRQGAMSTGLILVVIVMAVAVIAFIVFMERAQRRLLIQYPKRQVGNKMFEGQSSHLPLKLNTSGVIPPIFASSLLLLPTTVANFNAGRGPEWFQWITTQLGHGRPLFLILYLALIVFFAFFYTAIVFNPTETADNLKKHGGFIPGIRPGERTAEYIDYVLSRITVLGAIYLAIVCLIPEILISYASVPFYFGGTSLLIVVSVTMDTVAQVQGYLLAHQYEGLIRKSKLRGGRRR; encoded by the coding sequence ATGGTCTCTGCAGCGGAACAACTGGCAGCCAATCTCAATTTCGGCGCGTTTGCGAAGGCCGACGAACTGAAGAAGCGCATCTGGTTCACCCTGGGTGCGCTGCTCGTTTATCGGCTCGGAACCTACATCCCGCTGCCGGGCATCGATCCCAACATCTGGGAGCAGGTGTTCAAGTCGCAGGCGGGCGGCATCCTCGGCATGTTCAACATGTTCGCCGGCGGCGGCATCCACCGCATGGCGATCTTTGCGCTGAACATCATGCCGTACATCTCGGCCTCGATCATCATCCAGCTCCTCACCACCGTCTCGCCGCAGCTCGAGGCGCTGAAGAAGGAGGGCGAGGCCGGCCGCAAGACGCTGAACCAGTACACCCGCTACCTGACGGTGATCCTGGCCGCGTTCCAATCCTATGGTATCGCGGTGGGTCTCGAAGGCGCCGGCAATGTCGTCAGCGACCCCGGCATGTTCTTCCGCCTGTCCACGGCAATCACGCTGACCGGCGGCACCATGTTCCTGATGTGGCTGGGCGAGCAGATCACCTCGCGCGGCATCGGCAATGGTATCTCGCTGATCATTCTCTCCGGCATCGTCGCCGAGCTGCCCGCGGCGCTCGCCAACATGCTCGAGCTCGGCCGTCAGGGCGCGATGTCGACCGGCCTGATCCTGGTCGTGATCGTCATGGCGGTCGCCGTCATCGCTTTCATCGTGTTCATGGAGCGCGCCCAGCGCCGGCTCCTGATCCAGTATCCGAAGCGCCAGGTCGGCAACAAGATGTTCGAGGGCCAGTCCTCGCATTTGCCGCTCAAGCTCAACACCTCGGGCGTGATCCCGCCGATCTTCGCGTCCTCGCTGCTGCTGCTGCCGACCACGGTTGCGAACTTCAACGCCGGCCGCGGGCCGGAATGGTTCCAGTGGATCACCACCCAGCTCGGCCACGGCCGCCCGCTGTTCCTGATCCTCTATCTCGCCCTGATCGTGTTCTTCGCCTTCTTCTACACCGCGATCGTGTTCAACCCGACCGAGACCGCTGACAATCTGAAGAAGCACGGCGGCTTCATCCCGGGCATCCGTCCGGGCGAGCGCACCGCCGAATATATCGACTACGTGCTGTCGCGCATCACTGTGCTCGGTGCGATTTATCTCGCGATCGTCTGCTTGATTCCGGAAATCCTGATCTCCTACGCCTCGGTGCCGTTCTACTTCGGCGGCACGTCGCTGCTGATCGTCGTCAGCGTGACCATGGATACGGTGGCGCAGGTGCAGGGCTATCTGCTGGCGCATCAGTACGAAGGTCTGATCCGCAAGTCGAAGCTGCGCGGCGGCCGCCGCCGCTAA
- a CDS encoding DNA-directed RNA polymerase subunit alpha, whose amino-acid sequence MGETVTIQKNWQELIRPNKLQVIAGSDPARFATVVAEPLERGFGQTLGNALRRILLSSLQGAAVQSVHIDGVLHEFSSIAGVREDVTDIVLNIKDIAIKMQGEGPKRMVVKKQGPGTVTAGDIQTVGDVIVLNPDLQICTLDEGAEIRMEFTVSTGKGYVPAERNRPEDAPIGLIPVDSLYSPVRKVSYKVENTREGQILDYDKLTMTIETNGAISPDDSVAYAARILQDQLNVFVNFEEPRKEVAQEIIPDLAFNPAFLKKVDELELSVRSANCLKNDNIVYIGDLVQKSEAEMLRTPNFGRKSLNEIKEVLAQMGLHLGMEVPGWPPENIDELAKRFEDHY is encoded by the coding sequence ATGGGTGAAACAGTGACGATCCAGAAAAATTGGCAAGAACTGATCCGGCCGAACAAGCTCCAGGTCATTGCTGGCAGCGATCCGGCCCGTTTTGCGACCGTCGTTGCCGAACCGCTCGAGCGCGGCTTCGGCCAGACCCTCGGCAACGCGCTGCGCCGCATCCTGCTCTCCTCGCTCCAGGGCGCGGCGGTGCAATCGGTGCACATCGACGGCGTGCTGCACGAGTTTTCCTCGATCGCGGGCGTCCGTGAGGACGTCACCGACATCGTGCTCAACATCAAGGACATCGCGATCAAGATGCAGGGCGAAGGCCCCAAGCGCATGGTCGTGAAGAAGCAGGGTCCGGGCACCGTCACCGCCGGCGACATCCAGACCGTCGGCGACGTCATCGTGCTCAATCCGGACCTCCAGATCTGCACGCTCGACGAGGGTGCCGAGATCCGCATGGAGTTCACAGTCTCGACCGGCAAAGGCTACGTGCCCGCCGAGCGCAACCGTCCCGAGGACGCGCCGATCGGTCTGATCCCGGTCGACAGCCTGTACTCGCCGGTCCGCAAGGTCTCCTACAAGGTCGAGAACACCCGCGAGGGCCAGATCCTCGACTACGACAAGCTGACCATGACGATCGAGACCAACGGCGCGATCTCGCCGGATGACTCGGTGGCTTATGCTGCCCGCATCCTCCAGGATCAGCTCAACGTGTTCGTCAATTTCGAAGAGCCGCGCAAGGAAGTCGCCCAGGAGATCATCCCGGACCTCGCCTTCAACCCGGCCTTCCTCAAGAAGGTGGACGAGCTCGAGCTGTCGGTGCGTTCGGCCAACTGCTTGAAGAACGACAACATCGTCTATATCGGCGATCTCGTGCAGAAGAGCGAAGCGGAAATGCTCCGCACCCCGAACTTCGGCCGCAAGTCGCTGAACGAGATCAAGGAAGTGCTGGCCCAGATGGGTCTGCATCTCGGCATGGAAGTGCCGGGCTGGCCGCCGGAGAACATCGACGAACTCGCCAAGCGCTTCGAGGATCATTACTGA
- a CDS encoding adenylate kinase: protein MRIILLGPPGSGKGTQAQRLVQRYGIVQLSTGEMLRAAVAAGTPVGLKAKEIMASGGLVPDDVVVGIISDRLDQPDAKAGFILDGFPRTVPQAEALDELLRHKHLKLDAVIELRVNESALLSRVETRVAQMRERGEEIRVDDTPEVLTKRLASYRSQTEPLIHYYSERRKLSTIDGMMAIDEVTRAIHRQLLALGAVEPKTHARSAAKAGPAKKAKTTKKPAKKPAKAAKKAAKSARTAKKAKKGAKKAAKKTAKKTAKKMAKKAAKTTVKKTAKKAVKKGSNKGPKKVTKKRAKR, encoded by the coding sequence ATGAGAATCATACTTCTGGGACCGCCGGGGTCGGGCAAGGGGACCCAGGCGCAGCGGCTGGTGCAGCGCTATGGCATCGTCCAGCTCTCGACCGGTGAGATGTTGCGCGCGGCCGTCGCGGCGGGAACGCCAGTCGGGCTGAAGGCCAAGGAGATCATGGCGAGCGGCGGCCTCGTGCCCGACGACGTCGTGGTCGGAATCATCTCCGACCGGCTCGATCAGCCGGACGCCAAGGCCGGCTTCATCCTCGACGGTTTCCCGCGGACGGTGCCGCAGGCCGAGGCGCTGGACGAACTGCTCAGGCACAAGCATCTCAAGCTCGACGCCGTGATCGAGCTCCGTGTCAACGAGAGCGCGCTTTTGAGCCGCGTCGAGACCCGCGTCGCCCAGATGCGGGAGCGCGGGGAGGAGATCCGGGTCGACGACACCCCGGAGGTCTTGACCAAGCGTCTGGCCAGCTACCGCAGCCAAACCGAACCCCTGATTCACTATTATTCCGAGCGTCGGAAGCTCTCCACCATCGACGGCATGATGGCGATCGACGAGGTCACCCGCGCCATCCACCGCCAGTTGCTGGCGCTCGGGGCGGTCGAGCCCAAGACACACGCCAGGAGTGCCGCCAAGGCGGGCCCGGCCAAGAAGGCGAAGACTACCAAGAAACCGGCCAAAAAGCCGGCGAAAGCGGCTAAAAAGGCCGCAAAATCGGCCAGAACCGCCAAAAAGGCCAAGAAGGGCGCCAAGAAGGCTGCCAAGAAAACGGCCAAGAAAACGGCTAAAAAAATGGCCAAGAAGGCCGCCAAGACAACGGTCAAAAAGACCGCCAAGAAGGCTGTCAAAAAAGGTTCGAACAAGGGACCAAAAAAGGTCACGAAAAAGCGAGCCAAACGCTAG
- the rplQ gene encoding 50S ribosomal protein L17 — MRHGKVHRKLNRTAEHRRAMFANMAAALIKHEQIVTTLPKAKELRPIVEKLVTLGKKGGLSMRRQAISEMRDKDQVKKLFDVLATRYKDRQGGYTRIIKAGFRYGDNAAMAVIEFVDRDVDAKGQDSGPVQEKEAEAA; from the coding sequence ATGCGTCACGGCAAGGTTCATCGGAAGCTCAACCGCACGGCCGAGCATCGCCGCGCGATGTTCGCCAACATGGCGGCCGCGCTGATCAAGCACGAGCAGATCGTCACCACGCTGCCGAAAGCGAAGGAATTGCGTCCGATCGTCGAGAAGCTCGTCACCCTCGGCAAGAAGGGTGGCCTCTCCATGCGCCGCCAGGCGATCTCGGAGATGCGCGACAAGGACCAGGTCAAGAAGCTGTTTGACGTCCTGGCCACCCGCTACAAGGACCGCCAGGGCGGCTACACCCGCATCATCAAGGCCGGCTTCCGCTACGGCGACAACGCCGCGATGGCCGTGATCGAGTTCGTCGATCGCGACGTCGATGCCAAAGGCCAGGACTCCGGTCCGGTGCAGGAGAAGGAAGCCGAGGCGGCGTAA
- a CDS encoding DUF1330 domain-containing protein — translation MKAYVISEVEVRDQAAMAAYRMLAAQTIAQYGGRYLARGGAAEVVEGAPPPKTIVVVEFPSMSRAREWYASVEYAEALKLRQTALERRLIFVEGAAPSS, via the coding sequence ATGAAGGCCTATGTGATTTCCGAAGTCGAGGTACGCGACCAAGCCGCGATGGCCGCCTATCGCATGCTGGCTGCCCAAACCATCGCGCAATATGGCGGCCGCTACCTCGCACGTGGCGGAGCCGCTGAGGTGGTGGAGGGCGCTCCGCCGCCCAAGACTATCGTTGTCGTGGAGTTCCCCTCGATGAGCCGCGCGCGCGAATGGTACGCGTCGGTCGAATACGCGGAGGCGCTGAAATTGCGGCAGACGGCGCTGGAGCGGCGGCTGATATTTGTCGAGGGGGCGGCTCCATCTAGCTGA